A genomic window from Elusimicrobiota bacterium includes:
- the asnB gene encoding asparagine synthase (glutamine-hydrolyzing) translates to MCGIVGALGLGRDVPDSGRPVAAAMLEALRHRGPDQAGLHAEERAILGNARLRVIDLSPRSDLPMTGEDRKTWLAYNGMVTNFRELKERFALPAGCASDSEVVLRLYERLGPALVGELSGMFAFCVYDRARQKAFLVRDAHGLRPLFYAERDGVLYFASEIKALLEVPGLGGELDEEALWHFLTLAYIPGRMTPFLRIRELAGGRLLEVDLRTGAYSEKRHSRIDYRADESLDEDEAAAEVRRLLRGSVERNLVADVPVGLTLSGGVDTGSLLSLAKDLGASPRLHTFSLKMTEPSFDESRYQKVMVDYAKPIHHEIEIRPRDVVETLFASVAHLDEPSGNGAAVPTFILAREASRHVRVLLSGEGGDELFNAYETHRAYHARALYRGLVPSWARGAIRAAVSRLPVDHRKLSFDFLSKRFTEGAEKSVAKAHVFWRHALSDEEKGRLWRGRRGPATEDLFEELYRSLAFEDPLDRLSFLDLQYYFIDDLMVKNDRMLSAHSLEGRFPFMDRALVDFVSRTPSRFRLKGFSGRRLQKRAMRGLLPPEIASRQNMGLELPYSVWFYGELRELAERYFSPKAAARSGLLDGEAVQGLWREHLARRKDNGRALWCILNFQVWFELFVYEGSYKKHLVASERAPLSEGAWV, encoded by the coding sequence ATGTGCGGCATCGTGGGCGCGCTGGGCCTGGGCCGCGACGTCCCGGACTCGGGGCGGCCGGTCGCCGCCGCCATGCTCGAGGCGCTGCGCCATCGCGGCCCGGACCAGGCCGGCCTTCACGCGGAGGAGCGCGCGATCCTGGGCAACGCGCGCCTGCGCGTCATCGACCTTTCGCCCCGGTCCGACCTCCCGATGACCGGCGAGGACCGCAAGACGTGGCTCGCCTACAACGGGATGGTGACGAACTTCCGCGAGCTCAAGGAGCGCTTCGCCCTTCCGGCGGGGTGCGCCTCGGACAGCGAGGTCGTCCTGCGCCTCTACGAGCGGCTGGGGCCGGCGCTGGTCGGCGAGCTCTCCGGGATGTTCGCGTTCTGCGTCTACGACCGAGCCCGGCAGAAGGCCTTCCTGGTCCGGGACGCGCACGGCCTGCGGCCTCTTTTCTACGCGGAGCGGGACGGCGTGCTCTACTTCGCCTCCGAGATCAAGGCGCTCCTCGAGGTCCCGGGCCTGGGCGGCGAGTTGGATGAGGAGGCCCTCTGGCATTTCCTCACGCTCGCCTACATCCCGGGGAGGATGACGCCGTTCCTCCGGATCCGCGAGCTGGCCGGTGGCCGCCTGCTCGAGGTCGACCTCAGGACCGGCGCGTACTCGGAGAAGAGGCATTCCCGGATCGACTACCGGGCCGACGAGAGCCTCGATGAAGACGAGGCGGCGGCGGAGGTCCGGCGGCTGCTGCGCGGCTCCGTGGAACGGAACCTGGTCGCGGACGTCCCGGTGGGCCTGACCCTGTCCGGGGGCGTGGACACGGGCTCGCTGCTGTCCCTGGCCAAGGACCTGGGGGCCAGCCCCCGGCTGCACACCTTCTCCCTGAAGATGACCGAGCCGAGCTTCGACGAGTCGCGCTACCAGAAGGTCATGGTGGACTACGCCAAGCCGATCCACCATGAGATCGAGATCCGGCCGCGGGACGTGGTCGAGACCTTGTTCGCCTCGGTCGCCCATCTCGACGAGCCGTCGGGCAACGGCGCGGCCGTGCCCACGTTCATCCTGGCTCGCGAGGCGAGCCGGCACGTCCGCGTCCTCCTCTCCGGCGAAGGGGGGGACGAGCTGTTCAACGCCTACGAGACCCATCGCGCCTACCATGCCCGCGCGCTCTACCGCGGCCTGGTCCCGTCCTGGGCGCGCGGGGCGATCCGCGCCGCCGTGTCGCGCCTTCCGGTCGACCACCGGAAGCTGAGCTTCGATTTCCTCTCCAAGCGCTTCACCGAGGGGGCGGAGAAAAGCGTCGCGAAGGCGCACGTCTTCTGGCGCCACGCGCTCTCCGACGAGGAGAAGGGACGGCTGTGGCGCGGCCGCCGCGGACCCGCGACGGAGGACCTCTTCGAGGAGCTTTACCGGAGCCTCGCGTTCGAGGATCCGCTGGACCGCCTGTCCTTCCTGGACCTGCAGTACTATTTCATCGACGACCTGATGGTCAAGAACGACCGGATGCTCTCGGCCCATTCCCTGGAAGGGCGCTTCCCCTTCATGGATCGCGCGCTGGTCGACTTCGTCTCGCGCACGCCCTCGCGCTTCCGCCTCAAGGGCTTTTCCGGACGGCGGCTGCAGAAGCGGGCCATGCGCGGCCTCCTGCCGCCGGAGATCGCTTCCCGCCAGAACATGGGGCTCGAGCTGCCTTATTCGGTCTGGTTCTACGGCGAGCTGCGCGAGCTGGCGGAGCGGTATTTCAGCCCGAAGGCGGCCGCGCGCTCGGGCCTGCTCGACGGAGAGGCCGTGCAAGGCCTGTGGCGGGAGCATCTGGCGCGGCGCAAGGACAACGGCCGGGCGCTCTGGTGCATCCTCAATTTCCAGGTC